In Solanum lycopersicum chromosome 3, SLM_r2.1, the genomic stretch GACTTATATGTTAGCCTAGGgtaaatattatatttggagAACCTctatttacaataatttaatGTGATAACAGAATAGACCCGAATAGAATGCAATAGATATGCAGTATCCAGATAGCTAACTCCAACTAATTGAGATCATCCTGAATAAGTTTACTGATTGATATGATACCTTGGCTTTGGGAGCAGAAGTTGTAAGaaaatttatcaacttagaCCAAATTATTCCCCAAAAGATATTGCTCTACAAGCTTTTATTTGGCAAAATTATCCTGTATTTGTGGTGTATGGTCTCCTGGTAATTCAGCAACCATTCTCTAGTACCAATTGTCAACCAAGGATAATCCTAGATTGATTTTCCCTTTCCATTTTGGATTGAAAAATAATTCCCACTTTAAAATGAAAACTGTCCTACATGTCttcatttttccttctttgtcCCCCCTTCCCCTCCGGTTTTAGAGAAAGAACTTTAGGAATAAGGCATGTCTCTTTTGTTTTGGTAAGTGTTATTCAGAAAGAAGATAGTGCATGTGGAGGCCAACGAGGACTGGATATTTAATCTATTGGCTGTTTCtgtattttggaatttttttagtTACGTTCTTCCTTCagttatttcttattattttctgAAAACAACTGAATTACTCTTTTAGGTGGACTGTACCTGATGGAAGTGGATCGAGTTCTCAGACCAGGGGGGTATTGGATACTTTCAGGTCCCCCCATCAGTTGGCAGACTAATTATAAAGCTTGGCAACTACCTAAAGAGGAGCTGGAGGAGGAACAAAGAATGATTGAAGAGATTACTGAGCTTTTATGCTGGGAAAAGAAGTATGAGAAAGGTGAGATAGCTATATGGAGAAAACGTGTAAACTCCGAGTTCTGCAGTAAACGAGATTCCCGTGTAACTCTATGTGACCTCTCGAATTCAGAAAATGTCTGGTAACTCCTTGTACTTTATAATGTTACTCATCCAAACATTCAGTTGTCAAATCGCAGAATGATTAggattttcttctcttttgttgTGTTATTCAACGGATGTACAAAGCTGTAATTGCCAATTATAATATCAGTTATAGAGGATTGCTTTTATGATTTTTGTCAGTCTCTTTAGTTCACGTATCTTCCATTAAGATTTTGAGTGGCAGAGGTAATTGATTACATTGCAATAGTCAAAGGGGATGTTAATTTCTAGTTGACAAGTGAGTTTCTTGTaatatatgtattcttctatTTTGTTGCCGTGTCCTATGTCTTTTTTCTTCTATGGACAAGCATGGTACATACCTACAAGCACTTGATGTTCCATGCCGAAATCAGTCCCTTCCCTTCTTTTAGAGATTATGATATGTTGAAAACCACGAAGTGTGGTAAATAGCCCATTATGAAATATGCGTACGACACTGCTTCATTAGAAGTACTGAATAGCATTactgttttgaaaataaaagggAATCTGGGGATTTTGAGTTTTCTACAACTTTGGTGATAAAGTTTTTGGTTTCAATCTGATTACATGATATTAAGCCAAAAAATTGCTATAGGTATAAGAAGATGGAGGCATGTGTAACTCCGTATCCTGAAACAATCAATTTGGAGCAAGTTTCTGGCGGAGAGCTCAAGCCATTTCCGGAGAGACTTAATGCTATTCCTCCAAGAATAGCAAGTGGATCTCTTACTGGAGTCTCTGTTGAATCATTCCAGGAGGACAACAAGTCGTGGAAGAAGCATGTGAAAGCTTATAAGAGAGTTAACAAGCTCCTTGACACTAGGAGGTATCGCAATATACTAGATATGAATGCTGGCCTAGGAAGTTTTGCTGCAGCGCTAGAATCATCTAAACTATGGGTCATGAATGTTGTGCCAACTATAGCTGAAAGGGACACTCTTGGTATAATATATGATCGAGGCCTGATTGGCATATACCATGACTGGTAATTATATGAAGCTCCCTCATCTTTTCTCATTGCTCTGTAGCATCAATTCCTCCTTCGTATTATTTTTTCTGGACAGTAAGTTTTATAAGAATAAGTACAGATAAAATTGTTGTGGAAACAGGAGTATGTTACAATTCATTTGTCCGACtgtttttaagtttattttgagaGATGATTCcttttctctctttctattttgtTGGAGTGGCCTCAGATCCTATCGTAGTTTAAATTCTTAGACATGCTTAGCATAGCTTAAAGTTGTTAAATAATGATAACTAATTTTTTCGCATCTTATATGTTCCCCTCTCACTTATCATTGAAACAAAGCCCTTAAATCTTCCAGTTTAGTGATAGTGCAATTGcgttttctttatattttactcACTGAGTAGTTGCTGCTTCTTGATACATGACATATAGGAGGATGCATCTTCATTTCATGTCTCACAAATATAAacgtaaaaatttatattgaagATAGGATACTGTAAGGACCCGTTGAACTCAGAATGGATAGAGCTATATATTTGTAAGGCAAGGTCAAGCTGACAAAAGCTGAACAAAGACAAAAGCTCATCCAGCACGTGATTGAACCTTTTACTTCATACAGTAATCTGTCCATGCCCTTTGTAGTGATTTTGAAACGAGAGGAATAGATCTGTCCAGGATGGGAAAGACTTCAGATGCAACCAGCTTTTCACATTCATATACCTGTGTAGTTTCTCTCAGGACCATATGGAAGGGAATTTGTCTAGTTTGACCTCCATTCATTATCACTACTCTATATAGTCCTTTCAGATAACATCGTAGATATTATTTCTACTCTGTGTTGCATGTCTCGGCATTCTCAGTTGACAGTAATAGTGTTAGAGGACTGCAGTTTCTTTGTCTTGCAGCCTTTTTAGATCCTCCTCTTGCATATGCATCACAGGTAGCTTGAGGTTTTACCTAAAAGGGAGTTTTACATGATTTCTTGTGTTTGTGATGCTAAAATTGCAATAGTATGAACCAACCCTTCTCTGTTGGTGCTGATgttcttaattcttttatgttcttttttaagAATAGGGGGGATTTTGGTATCATGTGAATTTGCTATCTTGAGCTTTCCTCTCTTATtgttatgtcatttttttttccaactttCAAATTCAGGTGTGAAGCCTTCTCTACCTACCCTCGGACATACGACCTTATTCATGCAAATGGGATCTTCAGCTTATATAAGGACAAGTAAGTTCTTCAGACATAATCTTTAGAATCTAGGACATTGCAATTAGCATCTACCAATAGTCTGTCATAAAGATAACTCCTAGCGGTAGGAGGACACCATATTATATAGAAGATAGATGATACAGTTTTATGAGAacctttctattttttttttgtgtatgtgggattttggggggggggggggggcataCATCTAATCTATGTGCACATTGAGTTTGGCCTTTTGTAACTTTTTGATCTTGCCACTACTGCTATTGCATCTGAGTTGCTTTACTTGCAGATGTAATACTGAAGACATTCTACTAGAGATGGACAGGATTCTTAGACCAGAAGGCGCAGTTATTTTCCGAGATGATGTAGATATTCTTGGCCAAGTAAAAAGAGTTGTATCTGGTATGAGGTGGAAAACAAAAATGGTAGATCATGAGGATGGTCCTCTTATCTCTAAAAAGGTATTGTTTGCTGTCAAAAGATACTGGGTTGTTGGAGAAAACAACTCAACCATCTTACGGTGAATGGCATGACAAGACAGCTTATTTGGCAGATAGTTAGCTATCTGATTCTTGGCCAGAGTTAGTATCATTCTTTTCCTGTGGGAGTTTAGAGTAGACAACAACAAGAGCAATCTCTGCTGTTTGTCATGgatctttttttattcttcctACTTAGTGGTTGCAGGTAAGAAAAGTTTTTAGATCTCTTATGCCTCATTTGATGTCTATTAAAGGGCTTCATTTTGATCTCCTTGTGTAGTATTGTTATCATCACTAaattcttttcttgttttgCTATATACCATGTATAATAACAGTTCTTCATATATTCCAGCTGAGCAGAATGAGTTATGGTTGGGATATGTTTACTTTCTTATGTCCTATTGTACGAGAATATCTTGACTAATTGAAGCAGTTTATTACAGAACTAGATGTGGTCATAGCACAACATCTAGGAAAACGCTGAAATAAGCTGATTACGAAGTGGAGGTTTGTAGGAAGATGGTATTTAGTAAATGTAATCACACCCTGGCAGGTTACTCTCATTGTTGAAACAGTTAACTTTAGCCAAATAATTTTCTGGAGaagatttaatttagatttattatataaaaaatactcCAAAATCTTATTGAAATCTAGTAGCTTTTCAAGTCTATGAGTGTTTCACTAACTGAAAGAAGTGGAACTCAACAAATAGCTCTAGATATGCAACTCTCTCCATTTTGTGTTGCTGTACTTGGTAATCCAACTAGTCATGTACCTGACAAGATCTCCAAAATCAGTCTGTAAAATTGAAACCTCTAACCGTCTGCGGGGCAGGCAAATCATTCAATACTGAGTTTTGTGAAGGCATCGAAATTCATTATGGTGTGGATCGTGTTATCTTGAGTCCCTACCTTTTGGGGGCTCACTTTGATGAGTAGTGGACCTTTGTCTTTGTTTTTGAGTCTTCTACTGAACCTCTTGTTATCTGATGCCTAGCTATCCTCATAAGCCGTTGCATTTATTCTATGtaattaatatgttttcttcATGTGGATGTATTGACTGTCAAAAAACTGCAAACTATTAGGTGTATAATGGGAGATCTATTTAGTTGAAAGAACATTTGAGGTACTGTAAAGTCTCTGATTTATCGTCTTAGATTTGGTGAGAGATTACAAGGCTGGGCTTCTCTAAACACGTAGGATCCACCACCTTAAAGCTGAAGGACCCCCCAACCCCAACCAAACACAAACCCCTCTGCGCTGTTCCCTTGTGGTTCTATGAAAAGCCAATATTATAAAGGAGTGCATAAAGAACCAAGAGAAAGCAAAACTTCTTCAGTCAGAATTTCATCTTTAACATAAGCCTCCCTTCAGATATTTTGACTCCTTTGTGTATGTTACTTACCTGCTTCCCATGAACCCTTTTGATCGACACCTTTGAAGCTCTACTAATACATACAACTCCTATCGAACTATAAATTTCTTTAACTCTCCAGAAGTAGAAAACATATTTTCTCCATGTCGGCTGATGATAATGCAACCGGCCTTCGTGTTGCATCATTTTCCTGTTACCTCAGCAACCCCGAGGAGAGCTTTGTACACAAACTGAATGGGGGTGCAGTTGAGCCTGCTTTTATTTCACCCCCTGAGACACCATTTTCTGTTACTAAGGCAGCTACTGCAAAGCCATCCTTAAACGGCACCAAAGATAACCTTGCCAATCTTCGAATGGAGTCTTTCTCTTCTTATCTCAAAACCGGGGAAGACAACTTTGCTTTTAAGGCTTCAGGAGCTCCAGTTCGAGATCCTACTATTGCTTTTGTATTTCCTCAACAGCCTTCGTTTCATAGTGCAACGCAACTGGAACAAATCAAGTCCAAAGATGGAGAGATTAGCATATTTGGTGCTGACAAGTACTTCAACATGCAACTGGATTATGGAGCTGCAGCCTCTCCAGCTGGGGTAAAGTATAGGGGGAGACTGAATGAAGGAACAGTAGATGTGCCCCATGTGAAGCACAATTCCCAGTCAGGAACTCCTAGCATTTGTTCTGAGTCAAGCAGCTGGAATAGCAAAAATGCCCTGTTACAGAATCTTGGGCAAAATGTAGTGTATCCCACAAAGCAGAAGAAGATGACGAGAATGAGATTTTTGCCTACTTTCACTTGTCAAGGCCCTTGTTTGGACAAGAAAGCAGTGTATGTGAATGAAAGTATAGGACTTGGATTTTCCCAGACAGGATCAAAGCGAAGTCCTTTTGCCTTGAGTTCTGGCCCTTGTGGAACAGAGGTTCAAACACACTGGGATGATCATAATCTAAGCATCGAAGACCAAAGAAAGTCACTGGAAGTGTTTGGGTCTGGCAAAATAGGAAAAGGAGATATAGCAGTGAACTTAGAGAGGAAACTATCTATGTTAACCTGGGACGCCATTCCCAAGGCCCAAAACCTCCATGGAAGCAGCACGGCCTGTGATGACATGGCTAGTGATGCTAGCTCTGATTTATTCGAAATTGAGAATATCTCCAGCAGCGAATATGGACTTTTGAATACACAAACATCAGGTGATTATAGCAGCTGCATGTCTCCAACAACTCAGTATGATGCACCAAGCGAGGCCAGCATTGAGTGGAGCGTTGTCACAGCCAGTGCTGCTGATTACTTGTCAGTTATCTCAGATTATGATGAGAAGAACTTTGGCTTTGGTGATTACACAAGTTCAAGAAACACAGCCAATAAAACCACCAAAATCAAGAACCCTGCTGTCAAAGAGGTGCAAAAAACTCACCCCAGCACTGGGCTTTTAGGTTGCAAGACCCAAAAAGCAGTAAATGTGGCTGAAACTGTGCATAAAGCAAAACTAAGATGAATTTTCCTCTTTTAGTTCAGTAAATTTgtgagaataatatattttcttatcataaaaaaaaagtgtgtaAAAACTTAATGGTTTTGTTGGAGTTGTACTTTGTACAATCATAGCTTAATCACTATCTTCTTGtcttcaataaaagaaaaagtttgtATTATTGTATCTAATTTGTCTTCCTCTCAACTCCTACTCATCAAGTGTCTCTTTATGTCGAGAAAAGCCTCAACACCCTTCctatattaaaatcatatagTTTAAGCTCAGGTTAATTTAAAACCACAAAAAAAGTAACCAAGGCCACCCTTGTctgaagaaaaaagataaaacacctattcattttgtttgttttatgtTTCTCCTGATATTccatagttattattatttgagcATCTCATCTATATATATTGAAACAAAGCTACTTTATGTTTGCCTCACTTTAGAGCCATCAAATCCAAATATCAGAGTAGGCATGCACCCTTTTTTCAACCCCAAAAGGCCCTACTTTTGCTTCAAACAGAAATACACATTTGGAATTTAAACGTAGATGTTGTCTGCCTTGTTCCTTTGGCAAGATTTTCATGACTGTTTGTGAGGTAAAAACTAATTCAAAGTCAATTGGTTACAATCTGGTGTACTAATTCATGTCTAGATAGGacttattgtaaaaaaaaacgTCGGTTTATAATTTTTTGCGCAAATATAATGAGGATGATATTACCTATTTTCATATAGTTCGAGAATAATGAGGATTATAGAGAGTATTCgaagatttatgattttgtaaataaattattagctATCATCATGTTAGAAATGTTTTATTTGTATGTCCGACCAAGTTGGTTGGACCCATATGCTACACCcaaattaattagaaaattcCACTTGAACTGTTTTATATGTAGCAGGTGTACTTCCCaagttt encodes the following:
- the LOC101258350 gene encoding probable methyltransferase PMT2, producing MAIKGNPGDKRSRGPASIFIVAGLCCFFYVIGVWQRGGFAKGDGKSLQITKKAEDCSILSNLEYETHHGDQHGLVDDPKLKIKQFEPCGEQYVDYTPCHDQMRAMTFPRENMNYRERHCPPEEEKLHCLIPAPKGYITPFPWPKSREYVPYANAPHKSLTVEKAVQNWVQLEGDLLRFPGGGTQFPHGADAYIDQLASVIPMGNGTVRTALDTGCGVASWGAYLFKKNVITMSFAPRDSHEAQVQFALERGIPAVIGVLGTIKLPFPSRAFDMAHCSRCLIPWTANRGLYLMEVDRVLRPGGYWILSGPPISWQTNYKAWQLPKEELEEEQRMIEEITELLCWEKKYEKGEIAIWRKRVNSEFCSKRDSRVTLCDLSNSENVWYKKMEACVTPYPETINLEQVSGGELKPFPERLNAIPPRIASGSLTGVSVESFQEDNKSWKKHVKAYKRVNKLLDTRRYRNILDMNAGLGSFAAALESSKLWVMNVVPTIAERDTLGIIYDRGLIGIYHDWCEAFSTYPRTYDLIHANGIFSLYKDKCNTEDILLEMDRILRPEGAVIFRDDVDILGQVKRVVSGMRWKTKMVDHEDGPLISKKVLFAVKRYWVVGENNSTILR
- the LOC101267506 gene encoding protein PHYTOCHROME KINASE SUBSTRATE 3 — translated: MSADDNATGLRVASFSCYLSNPEESFVHKLNGGAVEPAFISPPETPFSVTKAATAKPSLNGTKDNLANLRMESFSSYLKTGEDNFAFKASGAPVRDPTIAFVFPQQPSFHSATQLEQIKSKDGEISIFGADKYFNMQLDYGAAASPAGVKYRGRLNEGTVDVPHVKHNSQSGTPSICSESSSWNSKNALLQNLGQNVVYPTKQKKMTRMRFLPTFTCQGPCLDKKAVYVNESIGLGFSQTGSKRSPFALSSGPCGTEVQTHWDDHNLSIEDQRKSLEVFGSGKIGKGDIAVNLERKLSMLTWDAIPKAQNLHGSSTACDDMASDASSDLFEIENISSSEYGLLNTQTSGDYSSCMSPTTQYDAPSEASIEWSVVTASAADYLSVISDYDEKNFGFGDYTSSRNTANKTTKIKNPAVKEVQKTHPSTGLLGCKTQKAVNVAETVHKAKLR